ACTGCGGCCGTCATCGCGAGCAGCTCGTGCGAGAACTCCCGGCCAATCGCGGCCGCGACCTGGGCCACTTCACGGGCCGGAGCGAGCCGGTCGAGCCGGGCCAACAGCGACTCCTGGAGCGTGGTTGGGATCGCCATCGGCGGCAGCGGCCCTGCGAGCGCATAGTGGTCGCCCTCATCACGGAGCAGATTGGTCTCCAACACGGTTCGCGTCAGCTCCTCGACGAACAGGGGCACGCCATCCGTCTTGGCGACGATCTGGTCGAGCACCGCAGGAGGCAGCGCCTTGCCGCCGCTCACCCGCTCGACCATGGCGGCACCCTGCCGGCGGCTCAACCGGCTGAGGGTCAGCGCGGTGACATGGGCATAGCGCATCCAGGGCGGCTCGAACTCGGGTCGGAAGGTGATGAGGACGAGAACGGAGGCCCCTTGCACCCGGTCGACCAGGAGATCGAGCAGCTCGAGCAAGGTCGGATCTGCCCAGTGCACGTCCTCGTAGAGGGCGAGGACAGGCCGCTGCCTTGCGAGGCCCAGCACTTGATTGACAAGTTCCTCGAGCGTCCGCTCCTTCTGCCGATGTGGGCTCATGTCGAGCGGCGGGTAGCGCGCACCCGTCTCGAGCGACAGCAATGCCGCGAGCAGCGGCGCCACCTCGGTGACATCATCGGTCGATAGCGCAAGCAGCGCCTCGAGGTTGTCGAGCCGCGTTGCCGCGGGATCGCCCGCGGCAAAACCCGCCGCGCGCTCCAGCAGGCCGATCACAGGATAAAGCGGGCTGGTCTGATGGTGCGGCGAGCAGTAGTGGCTCAGGGGCGTATGCGGCTCATTCTCAAGCCGCCCGCGCAGCGCCCGCAAGAGGCGCGACTTGCCGATGCCGGGTTCGCCCGCCAGCAGCACCACCTGGCCTTCACTTTCCTTGGCTCGCTCCCAGTGATCGAGCAGCAGGCCGATCTCATTTTCGCGGCCGACAAGCGGCGTCAGACCCGCCCCGTGCAAGGCCTCGAACCGGCTCTCGGCGGCGCCTTCCCCGACCACCCGCCACGGGCGTACCGGTACGGGAAATCCTTTCAATATCTGCATGCCAAGCTCGGCGAGTTCGAACAGCCCGCCAACGAGCTCCCGGGTGCGAGCGGAGATCACCACCGTGCCCGGGTCGGCCAAGGCTTGCAGCCGCGCCGCGAGGTTCGGCGTGTCGCCGACCACCGTCTCCTCCCGCGCCGCGCCTTCGCCGATCAATTCGCCGACAACCACCGGGCCGGTCGCGATACCGACCCGGGCCGCCAGTTTCTCTCCATGCGCCGATTCCAGGCTGTGCACCGCCGCGACTGCAGCGAGGCCGGCCCGTACCGCGCGTTCGGCCTCATCCTCATGGGCGCGAGGAAAACCGAAATAGGCCAGCACACCATCCCCCATGTACTTTGCCACGTACCCTTCGAACCGCGCGATCGCGCCGGTCACTACGCTCTGATAGATCCGCAGGACTTCGGCCATTTCCTCCGGATCGAGGCGCGCCGCGAGGGCGGTCGAGTCGACCAGGTCGACAAACATCACCGTGAGCTGGCGGCGCTCAGCCTCGGGTGCAAGCCAAGCCTTTTCGGAGATAGCGGCGGGTGCGGACGTGGCAGGAGTGGTGGCCGAAATTGAGACGGCACGCAGGTCAGCAATGGCGGCGAGCAGCTTGCGGCGATGGCCGATCGAGGCGACGCCGAGCCCGATTAAATCCTCGGCGGTGAGATCGGCGAGGACCCCGGCGTCAACGTCGTTCTCGCGGAACGCCTGCTCGTACTGTCCCAGCCCCAAACCACGCAGCCAGGCCGCGACGTCCATGGGCTCATCTCCCCGCTCGGCCGTCCTCAGACGCCGTCAGAGTAGTTACTCCAGTCTATCTCAAAATGGCGTGCGGTGGGCGCGGTGAAACGTCACGAGTTGACTGTGAGGAAAGCCAGCTTCTGTCCCGTTGCCTTACGTTCCGATAACCGTCGAAGACGTGAAGAGTGCAGCATCCATGGGCATGGCCGACTTGGCCAAGGACGTGCTGCCGGGGGGCTGAGGTGCGACCCTTGCGCTTATGGCGTGACATTCGGGCCAATTCGGCAACAAACTCCTCGTCTCCGGCAACATCGCCTCACCCCCGCCGTGACAAAAACTCCAGCACGCCGGTCTTGTAGACCTTGTCGCCGAACGCGCGCATATGATCGCGGTTGGGGATGTCGAGCACTTGCGCGCCCGGGATGCCCGCGCCGAATGCGCTCGCACTTCCCGCAACGTCGTCGGCCGTGACCGCGATCAGCACCGGCACCTCGATGCGCGCGGCCTGCTGTCTCGTCATCTGGTCGCGCGCGCCGTGGAAGCACGCGGCGAGTGCGCGATGGTCGGAGCGGGTCTGGTCGGCGAAGGCGCGAAAGGTGCGGCCCATGGGATCGGTGACGTCGTCCAGCGAGGGCGCCTCCAGCGCCTTCGCGACATTCTCGCCGGGGCCGGAGCCCTCGATCAGGCCGCCGATGCCGATGCCGCCGAGGATCGCCGAGCGCAGGCGATGCGGCTCATTGAGCGCGAGCCACGCCGTCATCCGTCCGCCCATCGAATAACTCCATGATGTCAAATTACGGTAACAGTGCACAAATCTCCGCGCATCTGACGGCTCTGGTCAGGCAAATTGGTGCACTGTTACGTAGTTTTGCGTAATCTCCGTGTCTCACCTAAAGGTGCAGCCCAGCATCGTCACCGTAGTTTCGAAACTGTTCACGTCGCCTTGGCGACCGCGAACAGGCGGAAATCTTCGAGCGCCGCGTGTCGATGCGGGGCGACTTCGCGCCGGTAGGTCTCGGTGTCGACGATCGAGCGGAAAGTGGCGAAATCGCCGTATTCGTTGAGCGCCACCTCGTCCCAGCGTTCGCTTGGCGAGCCGACGAGGCTCGCCAGGACCGGGACGGAAAACACGCGCACGAGCGGCTTCCCGGCCGCGAGACGGCGGAATGCCGGCCTGTAGCGTTCATCGAACGCTTCGCGGCCCGAGCAGGGCGCAGCATCGAATCCGTCCTCGTAATGCGCTTGCGCGCGGTAGCGTATCAGATTGAGCATAAAGATCGGCTGGCCGGCTGGAATCGCCCGCTCGGCGGCATCGAGGGCTTGCAGAGTGATTTCCATCAGGGTCATCGGACTTCCCGGATTTATAGCGCTGCGGAATGCGCGCTGACGCTCGCTGCTAGCCGTTGCCGGACGACCCTTGTAGTGACCCTGCGGCCATGATTATGTGGACTGAATGTCCACAACAACTTTCCCTCCCGATCTCTCACGTCTCCTCGCCTTCGTCCGCGTCGTCGAGGCGGGTTCCTTCGCAGAAGCCGCGCGGCGGGCGGGGACGACGACCTCGGCGATGTCCAAGGCGGTCGCCCGCTTCGAAAAGGCTCACGGGTTGCGGCTCCTGCATCGCTCCACCCATTCGTTGGCGCTGACCGAAGAGGGCGACAGGCTCATGACGGCGGGTCGCGCGCTGGTCGAAAGTCTCGCCCGCGTCCAATCCGCGCTCGGCGACGTCGCGCGCGACGATGGCGGTCGGGTGCGCGTGACCGCCCCCGCCTCCTTCGCCCGCGCCTGCATCCTGCCGCGACTGCCCGCGTTCCTGCGGGAGCGGCCGGAAATCGAGATCGAGGTTAAATTCCGCAACGAGATCCTCGATCTCGCAGCGGAAGGCGTCGACATCGCTATCCGCTCGGGGCCACTCGACCGCGCGCCGGGCCATCAGGCACGGCGGCTTTGCACGTTCTCCTGGATCGCTTGCGCCTCGCCTGTCTATCTGAAGGCGCGCGGCGTGCCGGTCACGCCTTACGAGCTTGCCGCGCACGACCATGTCGGCTTCCGCAATCCCGCGACCGGTCAGATCCTGACTTGGCGCTTCGCCGACCCGCGCGGCAAAGGACCCATTCGCGTCACGCCCAAGCCCAAGCACATTTGCGACGACGCGCATGCTACGCTCGACTTGATCACGAGCGGCTTTGGAATTGGCTGGGGGCCAGCATGGCTCGTCACCGAAGACCTTCGCGCCGGCCGGCTGGTCGAGGTTCTGGAGTCTTGGCGCGTCCCAGGGGAACCCTTATGGATGGTGCGCACCTCGGGCCGCCGCCCTCCCCTGCGCACGCAGCGCGTGATGTCATTCCTCAACACGCTTCCCGCCGCGTTCAGCGACAAGGCAGCGTAGGCGAAGACCCCTCTTGGCCCTTTGCCGCCTCACCCCCGCCGTGACAAAAACTCCAGCACGCCGGTCTTGTAGACCTTGTCCCCGACCGCGCGCATGTGATCGCGGTTCGGGATGTCGAGCACTTGCGCGCCCGGGATGATCGCGCCGAGCGCGCTCGCGGAGCCCGCGACGTCGTCGGCGGTGCCGACCGCGATCAGCACGGACACCTCGATGCGTGCGGCCTGCTGCCTCGTCATGAGATCGCGCGTGCCGCGCAGGCACGCGGCCAGCGCACGATGGTCGGAGCGGGTCTGGTCCGCGAAGGCGCGGAAGGTGCGGCCCATAGGATCAGTGACGTCGTCCAGCGAGGGCGCCTCCAGCGCCTTCGCGACATTCTCGCCGGGGCCCGTGCCTTCGATCAGCCCGCCGATGCCGATGCCGCCGAGGATCGCCGAGCGCAGGCGATGCGGCTCATTGAGCGCGAGCCACGCCGTCATCCGCCCGCCCATCGAATAGCCCATGATGTCGGCCTGCGGGATGGCGAGATGATCCATCAGCGCCAGCACGTCGCCGGCCATGACGGGAATCGAATATTGCGCGGGCTCGTAGAGCTTGGCGCTCTCGCCGTGGCCACGATTGTCGAGCGCGATGACGCGGCGGCCGTTCTTGCGCAGCTCCGAAACCCAGGTCGGATAGACCCAGTTTACGTTCTTGCTGGAGGCAAAGCCGTGCACGAGGATGATCGGCTCGCCCTCGCCTTCGTCGAGATAGGCAATTTCAACGGCGCCGTTGTTGAAGCTCGGCATCATCAGTTCCGGAGGTCTCGAGGGGGGACAAGCCGATCTTAGAGCACGATCCGGAAAGTTGTGCAGCGGTTTTTGCGCGCGGCACACGCGGAACGCGTTTGCGTGGAGATCATGTGCTCAAACAATAGCCTGGAGCGCGGCTCCGAATGACCGCAATCTGGTCGCGTTTAGGCCCGAAGGCCTGCATCCGCCAAAGCAGCCTCCGCCGCCATCTGCGCCCGGCGGAGCCGGCGCGCGCGCCTGCGATCGCACCAGGCCTGCGTGAGGCGCTCGGTGGTGACCTTGATCGAGGACAACAGGCCGAACAGCGTCAGCGCCGCACCGAACAGCCAGAGCGCCAGATCGAACATGCCGCCGACGAGCAGCAGCGCGCCGCGGCCCAGCAGCTTGATGATGGCGCGGGTCTTGCCGCCTTGGGCTTCCGCGAGCCGCGCCGCGCGCGCGACGTCCTTGGGACCTTCGGCGATCCGCAACGTGTCCATCGCCCCGCGTGTGCCGGTCTTGCCGGCAACACGCGTCACGTCCTTACCGAGCCGGACCAGCGCACCCGCCTTCTCGGCACGGAACGCAGCCTTGATCGCGCGCACGGTCTCGCCCGGGCGCAGCACCGAACCCTTGGCCACCGCATTCTGAAGCATCGGCGTGTCGACGACCTCGCGCGCGGACCGGCCGGCCCAGGCGGCAAGCCCCTCGCCGAGCCGCCCCACCTTGCGCGCGTCCTTCACCAGCGTCAGCCCGGCGCGCACCGGCGCGGCGCCGCCGACGGACACATAGGTTGCCGCGGTCACCGCGAGCCCCGCCGCCGCAAGCCCGAGCACGAGGCGGTCGGTGTCCTCGCCCATGGCGAGGTGCTTGCCCTCGCGGACGATGTCCCTGATGTCGCCGAACACGAAGAGATCGCCGGCCACCGTTCCCGACAGGCTCGCGACGTCCTCGGCATTGCCGGTGACGAGACCGGTGGCAAACCGCTTGGCGAATTGCGAGGTGGAATTCTCCGCCTTGACCGCATCGCTGACGCGGCTGATGAGGTCATCCGGCAGCGCGATGTTGCGGTCACGCGCGAGTGCGACGAAACTGTCGGCGAGATCGGCATCGCCAGATGCGAGCGCAGCCTCGATGTTGTCCTGGACCAGGCGCTCGTTCTGCCGCAGCAGCACGTCGAGCTTGAGCTCGGAGAGCGCGACCGGATCGTCCTGCGCGGCGAGGATGGCGCCGGCCTCGCGGGCATATGGTGCTACCTGCGCGAGCATGAAGCTGCATGCCGCGATACCGGCCAACGCTGTGCTGATTCGCAGCCATTTCATGCGGAAAAACCTGGAAGGTCCTGAAATCGTTGACGCCTGACGCGTCGTCTTTGGTCGCAACTGCGTTCGTCCCACAGACATAGTACGCCAAAATTGCGACACAACGTCCCCGACGAAAGAAGGGCTTCTCTCAGGCCGCAAGATTGTGTCGAATTTGCATGAGCAAATGAGCATGGGGCGTTGCGGAGCTTTCGGTTCCGCTGGACTAGCAATCATCACCACCCGCCAGTATGGTCCGCGGCGCCATAATGATGCCGCGTCAGTTTTGATTGTATCTGCCGCCATTGCCACTCCAGGATGAGTTACGATGTCCGACCATGTCGTCCCGCACTTCCACAACGATGCCGGTGTTCCCGTCATCGAGATCGGCTCGCAAGAGTTCATGTGCGTGGGCGCCAACCCTCCGTTCGATCATCCGCACGTCTTCCTCGACCTCGGCAACGACAACGAGATCATCTGCCCCTATTGCTCGACGCTGTACCGCTTCGCGGCCGACCTGAAGCCGGGCGAAGCCCGCCCGCCGGAATGCGTGCTGAAGGACAAGGTGGCCTGACCGCCCGCATCGGTCAGGGGTGGCGCTCTCCCGAACGATTGTCATCGCCGGTGCCGGCATCGGTGGACTGACGGCCGCACTTGCGCTCGCGGCCCGCGGCTTTCGCATCGTCGTGCTGGAAAAGGCCGAGCGGCTCGAGGAAGTCGGCGCCGGCCTGCAACTCTCCCCCAATGCCAGCCGCGTGCTGGTCGAGCTCGGCCTCGCCGAACGGCTCAAGGAGCGCGCCGTGACGCCGGAGGCGGTCTCGATCATGAGCGCCCGGGCCGGCGGCGAGCTGCTCCGCATGCCGCTCGGTGAAGCTGCATCCTTGCGCGCCGGCGCCCCCTATTGGGTGGTGCACCGCGCCGACCTGCAATCCATGCTCGCCGACGCCGTTTCCGACCATCCCGACATCGACCTGAAGCTGGGCGCGACCTTCGAGGACGTCGCGCCGCACGCCAAGGGGCTGACAGTGGTCCATCGCAGCGGCACGATCCGCCGCAGCGATCTGGCGAGCGCATTGATCGGCGCCGACGGCATCTGGTCGACGGTCCGCCAGCATCTGTTTCCCGAGGTGCAGCCGCGCTT
This genomic stretch from Bradyrhizobium daqingense harbors:
- a CDS encoding AAA family ATPase — translated: MDVAAWLRGLGLGQYEQAFRENDVDAGVLADLTAEDLIGLGVASIGHRRKLLAAIADLRAVSISATTPATSAPAAISEKAWLAPEAERRQLTVMFVDLVDSTALAARLDPEEMAEVLRIYQSVVTGAIARFEGYVAKYMGDGVLAYFGFPRAHEDEAERAVRAGLAAVAAVHSLESAHGEKLAARVGIATGPVVVGELIGEGAAREETVVGDTPNLAARLQALADPGTVVISARTRELVGGLFELAELGMQILKGFPVPVRPWRVVGEGAAESRFEALHGAGLTPLVGRENEIGLLLDHWERAKESEGQVVLLAGEPGIGKSRLLRALRGRLENEPHTPLSHYCSPHHQTSPLYPVIGLLERAAGFAAGDPAATRLDNLEALLALSTDDVTEVAPLLAALLSLETGARYPPLDMSPHRQKERTLEELVNQVLGLARQRPVLALYEDVHWADPTLLELLDLLVDRVQGASVLVLITFRPEFEPPWMRYAHVTALTLSRLSRRQGAAMVERVSGGKALPPAVLDQIVAKTDGVPLFVEELTRTVLETNLLRDEGDHYALAGPLPPMAIPTTLQESLLARLDRLAPAREVAQVAAAIGREFSHELLAMTAAVPEDDLQPALDDLVDSGLVFRRGTPPQATYSFKHALVQDTAYATLVRPKRQRLHARIAAAIEQHFPETVQAQPELLAHHFTEAGLAEPAIDYWLRAGQAEIARSATAEAVTQLTKGLELIPNLPDDAARWRRELELQVALGVALMASKGWAAPEVGRANARARSLCECLGDTSRLFPVLYGEWVFHVVRAELEAGRTAGEELLHRAQAQNDVAAETVGNRIVGTAELLRGDLVAARAHLERTLALYDPATHRSLAFLFAQDPKVAGLSVLSWALFALGHPEQARARSEEASTDAKELSHRNTLGYALLYGCILSQLRQDPHEAGDQANSLIALAAEQDSPHFFGAGAIIRGWTLGEAGDYRASIAQIRDGLAMWQATGAGFLVPYFRSLLSEVHARSGAIDEGLDLIDETLNRVEETGERWFEAELNRVRGELMLRLPKADPAAAEARFRQAASVARQQSAKLWELRAATRLARLWNEQGRYDEAHDLLIPLYSQFTEGFGTADLQAARATLREITASSEPKTRDAAS
- a CDS encoding LysR family transcriptional regulator — translated: MSTTTFPPDLSRLLAFVRVVEAGSFAEAARRAGTTTSAMSKAVARFEKAHGLRLLHRSTHSLALTEEGDRLMTAGRALVESLARVQSALGDVARDDGGRVRVTAPASFARACILPRLPAFLRERPEIEIEVKFRNEILDLAAEGVDIAIRSGPLDRAPGHQARRLCTFSWIACASPVYLKARGVPVTPYELAAHDHVGFRNPATGQILTWRFADPRGKGPIRVTPKPKHICDDAHATLDLITSGFGIGWGPAWLVTEDLRAGRLVEVLESWRVPGEPLWMVRTSGRRPPLRTQRVMSFLNTLPAAFSDKAA
- a CDS encoding alpha/beta fold hydrolase, whose amino-acid sequence is MPSFNNGAVEIAYLDEGEGEPIILVHGFASSKNVNWVYPTWVSELRKNGRRVIALDNRGHGESAKLYEPAQYSIPVMAGDVLALMDHLAIPQADIMGYSMGGRMTAWLALNEPHRLRSAILGGIGIGGLIEGTGPGENVAKALEAPSLDDVTDPMGRTFRAFADQTRSDHRALAACLRGTRDLMTRQQAARIEVSVLIAVGTADDVAGSASALGAIIPGAQVLDIPNRDHMRAVGDKVYKTGVLEFLSRRG
- a CDS encoding zinc-finger domain-containing protein — its product is MSDHVVPHFHNDAGVPVIEIGSQEFMCVGANPPFDHPHVFLDLGNDNEIICPYCSTLYRFAADLKPGEARPPECVLKDKVA